In the genome of Hymenobacter taeanensis, one region contains:
- a CDS encoding acyl-CoA thioesterase, with translation MYSQDTRIRVRYAETDQMGYVYHGNYAAYFEVARTEAFRQLGIRYKDLEADGVGMPVGEIRTRFRRPARYDDLLTVRLMLKQPADGARVLFEYEIYNEGQELLTEGHTLMVFVSMATGRPVPMPASIQEKLAPYFTDDEVAGPLTPPIEKLPENAPAPAAFLKGNESKSE, from the coding sequence ATGTACTCCCAAGACACACGAATACGAGTTCGGTATGCCGAAACAGACCAGATGGGCTACGTCTACCACGGCAACTACGCCGCTTACTTTGAAGTAGCCCGCACGGAGGCTTTTCGGCAGCTAGGAATTCGCTACAAAGACTTGGAAGCCGATGGGGTAGGAATGCCCGTAGGCGAAATCCGGACGCGCTTCCGTCGGCCGGCTCGCTACGACGACCTTCTGACGGTGCGCCTGATGCTGAAGCAGCCTGCTGACGGGGCCCGGGTGCTGTTTGAGTACGAGATATATAACGAAGGCCAGGAGCTACTCACCGAAGGCCACACCCTAATGGTGTTCGTGAGCATGGCTACCGGCCGGCCGGTGCCTATGCCCGCCAGCATTCAAGAGAAGCTTGCGCCCTATTTTACCGATGATGAAGTGGCCGGTCCGCTCACCCCACCTATTGAGAAGCTGCCGGAAAATGCACCGGCCCCCGCGGCTTTTTTGAAAGGCAATGAGTCGAAGAGTGAGTAA
- a CDS encoding L-threonylcarbamoyladenylate synthase — protein MAATLLRIHPDNPPQNRLLQAVEVLRKGGVIIYPTDTVYGLGCDIHNAKAVEKLCRIKGLHPDKANLSFICADLSHISDYAHGITTPVYKVLKKALPGPFTFIFEASAKAPRYGGVKRKTVGIRVPDNLICTSLVRELGNPIVSTSIHDDDTLIEYSTDPDLIFEKYRSLVDMVIDGGFGNNVASTVVDCTNEDFDIIRQGAGEIEQYL, from the coding sequence ATGGCTGCTACGCTGCTTCGCATTCACCCCGATAACCCGCCTCAAAACCGCCTTCTGCAGGCCGTAGAAGTGCTTCGCAAAGGCGGAGTCATCATTTACCCAACCGATACGGTGTACGGCTTGGGCTGTGATATTCACAATGCTAAAGCAGTAGAAAAGCTCTGCCGTATTAAAGGTCTACATCCTGATAAGGCTAATCTGTCGTTTATCTGTGCTGACCTTTCCCATATCAGCGACTATGCTCACGGTATCACAACGCCGGTATATAAGGTGCTGAAGAAGGCACTGCCGGGGCCATTTACCTTCATTTTTGAGGCCAGCGCCAAAGCGCCCCGTTACGGCGGAGTAAAACGCAAGACGGTAGGCATCCGGGTGCCCGACAACCTGATTTGCACCAGTTTGGTGCGGGAGCTGGGCAACCCCATCGTCAGCACTTCCATTCATGATGATGATACTCTCATTGAGTACAGCACTGATCCGGACCTCATTTTTGAGAAGTACCGCTCTTTGGTAGATATGGTAATTGACGGCGGGTTTGGCAACAACGTAGCTAGCACGGTTGTGGACTGCACCAACGAGGATTTTGATATTATTCGGCAGGGTGCTGGTGAAATTGAGCAGTACCTGTAA
- the mltG gene encoding endolytic transglycosylase MltG, with amino-acid sequence MAKTRIDYKANATRRRNRFAYITGILGLLLITFSYYFYQVFFTPNVETNGRPTYVVVRRGETAKQVLDSIDASGVIVDKLSLHFVARLMKYDQLVKPGRYELKDGYTNRELINDLRTGRNRLPLRLTFQNIRLREDLARKLASTIDARPGQFDSLLTSPGYTKSLGFDTTSILTMFIPNTYELPWNASAKNLMQRMKKEYEKFWTPARDAKREKLGLSRAEVSTLASIVEAEQQQHPDERPRVAGVYLNRLKRGMKLQADPTVVYANHDFTIKRVLNVHLAKDSPYNTYKYAGLPPGPINLPSIASIDAVLNPESHEYLYFCAKEDFSGYHAFARNEQEHLVNAHRYQAALSRAGIMK; translated from the coding sequence ATGGCCAAAACCCGCATCGATTATAAAGCCAACGCCACGCGGCGCCGAAACCGGTTTGCCTACATTACCGGTATTCTGGGCTTGCTCCTTATTACGTTCTCCTATTATTTCTACCAGGTATTCTTCACGCCAAACGTAGAAACCAATGGGCGCCCCACCTACGTGGTAGTGCGGCGCGGTGAAACCGCCAAGCAGGTGCTCGACTCCATTGATGCCAGCGGCGTTATCGTGGATAAGCTCTCTCTGCACTTTGTGGCGCGCCTGATGAAGTACGATCAGCTGGTGAAGCCTGGCCGCTACGAGCTGAAAGATGGCTATACCAACCGTGAGTTGATTAACGACCTGCGCACTGGCCGCAACCGCTTGCCGTTACGGCTCACCTTTCAAAACATCCGGCTGCGGGAAGATCTTGCGCGCAAGCTGGCCTCTACTATTGATGCCCGTCCCGGTCAGTTCGACTCGCTCCTAACCTCACCTGGTTATACTAAAAGCCTGGGCTTCGATACCACAAGCATCCTCACCATGTTCATCCCAAACACGTACGAGTTGCCCTGGAACGCATCGGCCAAGAACCTCATGCAGCGCATGAAAAAGGAGTACGAGAAGTTCTGGACGCCAGCCCGCGACGCCAAGCGCGAGAAGCTGGGCCTATCTCGTGCGGAAGTAAGCACCTTAGCCAGTATTGTAGAAGCTGAGCAGCAGCAGCACCCCGATGAGCGCCCCCGGGTGGCAGGCGTGTACCTTAACCGCCTCAAGCGCGGCATGAAGCTGCAAGCCGACCCCACCGTAGTGTATGCCAACCACGACTTCACCATAAAGCGGGTGCTGAATGTGCACCTCGCTAAAGACTCACCCTATAATACATACAAGTACGCGGGGCTCCCGCCTGGCCCTATCAACCTACCCAGCATTGCCAGCATTGATGCGGTTTTGAACCCGGAGAGCCACGAGTACCTGTACTTCTGTGCGAAAGAAGATTTCAGTGGCTACCACGCCTTTGCCCGCAACGAGCAGGAGCATCTGGTAAATGCCCACCGCTATCAGGCCGCCCTAAGCCGCGCCGGCATTATGAAGTAA